The following coding sequences lie in one Candidatus Bathyarchaeia archaeon genomic window:
- a CDS encoding VOC family protein: protein MLFRDSTMRLSKLSYVTLWTVHFDEVKALYKETLGLPIAQENDNFVMFDTKGSRLAFHRLTRAPPLSRSTAEIHLDVNDVDEVYSSLRSRGVKFEDPPANRPWGTRSAGFKDPEGYVVEIVGPLKPGEPSKGN, encoded by the coding sequence ATGCTCTTTCGGGATTCGACGATGAGGCTGAGCAAACTATCCTACGTGACCCTTTGGACGGTTCATTTCGATGAGGTCAAGGCGCTCTACAAAGAAACCCTCGGTCTACCCATCGCTCAGGAGAACGATAACTTCGTAATGTTCGACACCAAAGGATCTAGGCTTGCGTTTCATAGACTCACCAGGGCCCCACCGCTCTCCCGTTCGACGGCAGAAATACATTTAGATGTTAACGATGTCGATGAGGTCTATTCGTCTCTCAGGTCAAGAGGCGTGAAATTCGAAGATCCTCCAGCTAACCGTCCTTGGGGCACTAGGTCGGCGGGCTTCAAGGACCCTGAAGGATACGTGGTTGAGATTGTGGGGCCTTTGAAACCAGGCGAGCCCTCTAAAGGCAATTGA
- a CDS encoding QueT transporter family protein — translation MRRETKDKITVPRSRNLALAAVFGALYAALVIGFAPISNLPIQVRVADALIPLAILFGWPLILGLGIGTVVGNFVSDSITGFPSASIGLDIVGGSLVNLLAGFLAWKIGQRSWNIRNMNASWFIATLVETALISVVVGGYLSIVFPQLLALSILGVLAGEVVAINIGGFVLLNIIGRPRSLDLLRSWGLQIYGTNRDK, via the coding sequence ATGAGAAGAGAAACCAAAGACAAGATTACAGTTCCCCGTTCTAGAAATCTCGCGCTAGCAGCCGTATTTGGAGCACTCTACGCAGCACTCGTCATCGGATTCGCTCCGATCAGCAATCTACCAATACAGGTGAGAGTAGCAGACGCTTTGATCCCTCTTGCCATCCTGTTCGGGTGGCCCTTGATCCTCGGACTAGGAATTGGAACCGTGGTCGGTAATTTCGTTTCCGATTCGATAACCGGATTCCCATCGGCCTCGATCGGACTGGATATTGTTGGCGGAAGTCTTGTCAACCTTCTCGCCGGATTCCTAGCTTGGAAGATTGGCCAACGAAGTTGGAATATCAGGAACATGAACGCAAGCTGGTTCATCGCCACCCTCGTCGAAACTGCACTAATTTCGGTCGTTGTTGGAGGCTACCTCAGTATCGTCTTCCCTCAACTACTAGCCCTATCAATCCTAGGGGTTCTCGCTGGAGAGGTTGTGGCGATAAACATCGGTGGCTTTGTACTCCTCAACATCATTGGAAGACCAAGAAGCCTAGACCTCCTCAGATCGTGGGGGCTGCAAATCTATGGAACTAATCGAGACAAATAA
- the dinB gene encoding DNA polymerase IV — MSSSSRSRIILHCDLDAFYPSCEIHRDPSLKGKPLIVGADPKNGKGRGVVTSCSYEARKFGVRSGMPISMAWKLCPQGIYVPPDFKLYGETSERVMDIMRGFADIFEQTSIDEAFMDVSKRSKTYDDAKVLASNLKEALKEREGLTVSVGISPSKSISKMASDMRKPDGLTLVQPEEVDKFLEHLPVNKISGVGKKTTEFLQNQGIETIGQLRKVEAKKLTDWFGKGGVWLWAIANGIEETPVEERGLRKSISVEQTFERDIQNKTMVRDALESLSHEVHDRLLAEALWYRTVGIKVRFEGFVTFTREKTHTGYVDDLGVIREYVTLLFREFEKDRRKMRLVGVRLSDLKPAEGKQVRLA; from the coding sequence ATGTCGTCAAGCTCGCGGTCGAGAATAATTCTTCACTGTGACCTGGACGCTTTCTATCCATCTTGCGAGATCCATCGAGACCCTTCATTGAAAGGCAAGCCATTGATCGTCGGTGCTGACCCGAAGAATGGCAAGGGTCGGGGAGTCGTTACGTCCTGTTCCTATGAGGCACGGAAGTTTGGTGTTCGATCCGGGATGCCGATCAGCATGGCCTGGAAGCTATGTCCTCAGGGAATCTATGTTCCGCCTGACTTCAAGCTCTACGGTGAGACCTCGGAGAGAGTGATGGATATAATGCGTGGCTTTGCCGATATTTTCGAGCAGACAAGCATTGACGAAGCATTCATGGACGTTAGCAAGAGATCTAAAACGTATGATGATGCAAAGGTTCTAGCGTCCAACCTGAAAGAGGCCTTGAAAGAGCGAGAAGGCCTCACGGTCAGCGTCGGGATCTCGCCAAGCAAATCGATCTCAAAGATGGCTTCGGATATGCGGAAGCCGGACGGGCTCACCCTTGTTCAGCCAGAGGAGGTCGATAAGTTTCTCGAACACTTACCAGTCAATAAGATCAGTGGAGTAGGCAAAAAGACAACCGAATTTCTCCAAAACCAGGGAATCGAGACAATCGGTCAGTTGCGCAAGGTAGAAGCGAAGAAGCTCACGGACTGGTTTGGAAAGGGAGGAGTCTGGCTCTGGGCTATAGCCAATGGGATCGAAGAGACACCCGTGGAAGAGAGAGGGCTCAGGAAATCGATCAGTGTTGAGCAGACATTCGAAAGAGACATTCAGAACAAGACGATGGTCCGGGACGCGTTAGAGTCTCTGAGTCACGAGGTTCACGACAGGCTTTTGGCTGAAGCTCTATGGTATCGCACAGTTGGGATCAAGGTACGGTTTGAAGGGTTCGTAACATTCACCCGAGAAAAAACTCATACCGGATATGTAGATGACTTGGGAGTCATCCGGGAATATGTAACGTTGCTATTCAGAGAGTTTGAGAAAGACCGACGGAAAATGAGGCTAGTTGGTGTCAGACTATCTGACCTAAAGCCAGCTGAGGGTAAGCAGGTCAGACTCGCCTGA
- a CDS encoding DNA polymerase II large subunit translates to MQVLESRPNNGYATRIEEEYNRQYTIASEARAKGLDASWKVESQTTYDLAERVEKSVGPAGVAARIRELSKLISREETALKISEDIVLGHFGSLEPEDAAEQAIRTALAVLDEAVTVAPIQGIHDVKIRTNVDGSKHLAVYFAGPMRSAGGTEMGLTMIVADYVRRQLNIPPYHASEQEAMRFVEELRLYERSVARFQYRNPDSVLKDAIMRLTVEPNGVETDPVEVAVNRNLMRIETNRIRGGALRVVNDGLLGRSTKVLKIVEKLGLEGWGWLAMMKTSSSEGEEAKEFMFMEDVVGGRPIFAFPSAAGGFRIRYGRSRNTGMASVGVHPATMEILGGFLAVGVQMRLERPGKAGIVNAVDSIEPPVVKLIDGSVMRIDSPQEARALREKIEKILFLGDLMVGYGEFLENNRALVPSGFVESWWAQLLEEKLRDPEKSNKAQRLLNISAERLREFTNNPFFAKPRVAEAIGLSQCLGIPLHPAFTHFWSLVAVQDLRYLREKLIHYLDESGVLPYDQKLKDILEQARVPHKMVAGAIQLGDDALVFRAILKLDAPAAHVEGESSLEALSSLAGFPVKNKAPIFVGARMGRPEKAKERIMTPRVHGLFPTGQAGGPRRDLIEASKKSVVTLDLVDRTCIQCGRWESKLKCPVCGRETKMSTNCSKCGLSSHDSSSTCNGSLIAYRSVNLNLVEMLDEAVRRLKLGKMEVSVKGVKGLINKTRMPEPLEKALLRAKADVSVFKDGTLRFDASNAVLTQFRPGEIGLSLEKAREIGYTKDMDGRELSDPRQLCALEIQDLVVSEACGEYLLKVTKFLDDLLTSFYGLDKLYKASKREDLIGHLVVGLSPHTSVGAVGRIIGFTKASVCYAHPLYHAAKRRDCDGDEDSVSLLLDVLLNFSREYLPDRIGGLMDAPLLLAPLLNATEVARQAFNIETVTTLPIAFYEKTLVGANPKEIEDLVPTLNQARESLSNNWNIGFTHPTEDLDRARLTSAYKELPTMLDKVKEQLDLADKIVAVKGEEVARKVLGTHILRDLVGNLRTFTSQRSRCSKCNWKPRRAPLKGVCVKCGGKLGPTVFKAGVEKYLQVAFDMVKRYNVGEYYRQRLDLIKVELDETFRPVEEDRTQTKLLVGDFA, encoded by the coding sequence GTGCAAGTTCTAGAGAGCCGGCCCAACAACGGTTACGCGACGAGAATAGAGGAAGAATACAACCGGCAATACACAATTGCCTCAGAGGCACGAGCGAAGGGGCTCGACGCCTCCTGGAAAGTGGAATCGCAGACAACTTATGACCTGGCGGAGCGGGTGGAGAAATCAGTTGGACCAGCTGGAGTCGCAGCGCGAATCCGTGAGTTGAGCAAGCTGATCTCGCGCGAGGAGACAGCGCTGAAGATTAGCGAGGACATCGTTCTCGGCCATTTTGGAAGCCTTGAACCAGAGGATGCCGCCGAACAAGCGATCCGTACCGCGCTGGCAGTGTTGGACGAGGCGGTGACTGTAGCACCGATCCAAGGAATACACGACGTCAAGATCCGAACAAACGTTGACGGATCCAAACACCTAGCGGTCTACTTTGCAGGCCCGATGCGGTCAGCTGGCGGGACGGAGATGGGCTTGACAATGATTGTTGCGGATTATGTCCGTCGACAACTGAACATTCCCCCTTATCACGCCTCGGAACAAGAGGCGATGAGATTCGTTGAGGAACTGCGTCTCTACGAGCGATCTGTCGCGCGGTTCCAATATCGGAACCCTGACAGCGTCCTCAAAGACGCCATTATGCGCCTCACCGTAGAGCCAAACGGGGTGGAAACGGACCCCGTCGAGGTGGCTGTCAACCGCAATCTTATGCGAATAGAGACTAACCGGATCAGGGGCGGAGCGCTGCGTGTTGTAAATGATGGGTTGCTCGGACGATCGACCAAGGTTCTGAAGATCGTTGAGAAATTGGGACTGGAAGGCTGGGGATGGCTGGCTATGATGAAGACCTCGTCCTCGGAGGGAGAAGAAGCGAAAGAGTTCATGTTCATGGAAGACGTCGTCGGGGGACGCCCGATTTTCGCCTTCCCCAGCGCAGCAGGAGGCTTCAGAATACGATATGGCCGCTCGCGAAACACCGGCATGGCATCGGTCGGTGTTCACCCGGCTACCATGGAAATTCTGGGCGGTTTTCTAGCAGTAGGCGTTCAGATGAGACTGGAAAGGCCGGGAAAAGCAGGAATCGTCAACGCCGTGGATAGCATCGAGCCTCCGGTCGTGAAGCTCATTGATGGTTCAGTGATGAGGATAGACTCGCCTCAAGAAGCAAGGGCACTGCGGGAAAAGATTGAGAAAATACTATTTCTTGGTGACCTGATGGTAGGATACGGAGAGTTTCTCGAGAACAACAGGGCCCTGGTGCCATCAGGGTTCGTCGAGTCATGGTGGGCACAGTTGCTGGAGGAGAAGCTCCGCGACCCGGAAAAAAGCAACAAAGCACAACGATTACTGAATATCTCTGCGGAACGATTGCGGGAATTCACTAACAATCCATTCTTTGCAAAACCACGAGTCGCCGAGGCAATTGGATTATCCCAGTGCCTCGGAATTCCTCTGCATCCGGCATTCACTCACTTTTGGAGTCTTGTGGCAGTCCAAGACTTACGCTATCTTCGCGAGAAACTCATCCACTATCTCGACGAGTCGGGGGTTCTGCCGTATGATCAGAAGCTAAAGGATATTCTCGAACAGGCTCGCGTGCCGCACAAGATGGTGGCGGGTGCTATCCAGCTCGGAGATGATGCTTTGGTTTTCCGTGCGATTCTGAAGCTCGACGCTCCGGCAGCTCATGTTGAAGGAGAAAGCTCGCTAGAGGCCTTGAGCTCATTGGCTGGATTCCCGGTGAAGAACAAGGCGCCGATCTTCGTCGGGGCACGCATGGGCCGTCCGGAGAAGGCAAAGGAGAGGATCATGACTCCACGGGTCCACGGGCTATTTCCGACTGGGCAAGCCGGGGGTCCGCGCCGTGACTTGATAGAGGCGTCGAAGAAATCGGTTGTAACACTAGATCTGGTGGATCGAACGTGTATACAATGTGGTCGCTGGGAATCAAAACTCAAGTGTCCAGTTTGTGGGCGGGAGACGAAGATGAGTACGAACTGTTCCAAGTGCGGCCTGTCATCGCACGATTCGTCATCTACGTGCAATGGCTCGCTCATCGCCTACCGGAGCGTCAACCTGAACCTTGTCGAAATGCTAGACGAGGCAGTTCGGAGGCTCAAGCTGGGAAAAATGGAAGTGTCGGTGAAAGGAGTGAAGGGATTGATCAACAAGACCCGAATGCCCGAGCCTCTAGAGAAAGCGTTGCTACGGGCGAAAGCAGATGTCTCTGTCTTCAAAGATGGAACCTTGCGATTTGACGCTTCGAATGCTGTCCTAACCCAATTCAGACCCGGCGAAATTGGGCTTAGCCTAGAGAAGGCACGCGAAATAGGGTACACGAAGGACATGGACGGACGCGAGCTCTCGGACCCGAGACAGCTGTGCGCTTTGGAGATACAGGACCTTGTCGTCTCGGAAGCCTGCGGCGAGTATCTCTTGAAAGTAACCAAGTTCCTCGACGACCTCCTCACCTCTTTCTACGGACTAGACAAGCTCTACAAAGCCTCGAAGAGAGAGGACCTGATCGGGCATCTCGTTGTGGGATTATCCCCTCACACATCGGTGGGCGCAGTGGGAAGAATCATAGGATTCACAAAGGCAAGCGTTTGCTATGCCCACCCCTTGTACCACGCTGCAAAACGACGAGATTGCGATGGAGACGAAGACTCAGTGTCCCTCTTGCTGGATGTATTGTTGAACTTCTCCAGAGAGTACCTTCCAGATAGAATTGGGGGTTTGATGGACGCCCCACTGTTACTCGCTCCGCTACTCAATGCGACAGAAGTGGCGCGGCAAGCCTTCAACATCGAAACAGTAACCACTCTGCCTATTGCTTTCTACGAGAAGACTCTGGTGGGGGCGAATCCGAAGGAGATAGAGGACCTTGTCCCTACTCTCAATCAAGCGCGGGAATCATTATCGAATAACTGGAACATCGGTTTTACCCACCCAACAGAAGATCTAGATCGGGCGCGACTTACCAGCGCCTACAAAGAGTTGCCTACAATGCTTGACAAAGTCAAAGAGCAACTAGATCTTGCGGACAAGATCGTGGCTGTGAAAGGGGAAGAGGTTGCCAGGAAAGTCCTCGGAACTCACATTCTACGAGACTTGGTAGGGAACCTGCGAACATTCACGTCTCAGAGATCTCGATGTTCCAAGTGTAACTGGAAACCGCGCCGAGCACCCTTGAAGGGAGTGTGCGTGAAATGTGGAGGTAAATTGGGACCTACTGTGTTCAAGGCAGGCGTCGAGAAGTATCTTCAGGTCGCCTTTGACATGGTCAAACGGTACAATGTCGGGGAATACTATCGACAGAGACTTGACTTGATCAAAGTCGAACTGGACGAGACGTTCAGACCCGTTGAAGAGGACAGAACACAGACAAAGCTCTTAGTTGGAGATTTTGCCTAG
- a CDS encoding ArsR family transcriptional regulator: MTPPYHPRAYISGMRNVNRGLASRSKIIETMEKGKTRIIEISEKTGLTESCVSHHLRLLLKQRVVFSATFGRGNRWTLTKYGQEKLG; this comes from the coding sequence GTGACACCGCCCTACCATCCACGAGCCTACATTTCCGGAATGAGAAACGTCAATCGAGGACTAGCATCTAGATCGAAAATCATCGAGACCATGGAGAAGGGAAAAACAAGAATCATTGAGATAAGTGAAAAGACCGGTCTCACTGAGAGTTGCGTGAGCCATCACCTGAGATTGCTTCTCAAGCAAAGAGTTGTTTTCTCAGCCACCTTTGGACGGGGAAACAGGTGGACCCTTACAAAGTACGGGCAGGAAAAACTAGGCTGA
- a CDS encoding CHRD domain-containing protein yields MKKVFSIALLVSLAIFVATVQVAPVLAQHQGHETSEEHNEIHQVTFHIDLTGSQQVPAVNTDAFGMATVRLIDNSTAIAFRVIVCDIVNVTASHIHVGAAGTNGPVIIPFFGSQTLFSSPHGCKTLAEGTRTASDLNTKASPMVTSWDDFVKALLAGNTYINVHTKANPSGEIRGQIVHESENENDHGDE; encoded by the coding sequence TTGAAAAAAGTATTCTCGATTGCTCTCCTGGTCTCCCTAGCCATCTTCGTAGCGACGGTCCAAGTAGCTCCAGTACTTGCCCAACACCAAGGCCATGAAACGTCAGAAGAACACAACGAGATCCATCAAGTGACGTTCCATATCGATCTGACCGGAAGCCAACAAGTACCAGCCGTAAATACGGACGCTTTTGGAATGGCAACTGTTAGACTCATTGACAATAGTACCGCAATAGCGTTCAGAGTGATAGTCTGCGACATCGTCAACGTAACAGCGTCGCACATCCACGTTGGCGCGGCAGGAACGAATGGGCCTGTAATCATACCCTTCTTCGGGAGCCAAACTCTCTTCTCCTCACCGCACGGTTGCAAGACTCTCGCTGAAGGGACCCGGACCGCATCCGACCTCAACACAAAAGCCAGTCCAATGGTCACGAGTTGGGATGACTTTGTAAAAGCCCTCCTCGCCGGCAACACCTACATCAACGTCCACACCAAAGCAAATCCATCCGGCGAGATCAGAGGCCAGATAGTACACGAGAGCGAAAACGAGAACGATCACGGCGACGAATAG